DNA sequence from the Methylomonas albis genome:
ATCTTGGAGAAATCCTGAGACTTGGCTTTGTTGGCTTCGCCAATCGCCGCATCAATGTCTTCCTGACTAGTCACGATCACCCAGGCACGGCCTTGGCAGAGCGTCCCTAACTGCTCAATAATGGTTTGCAAGCTGAGCATCAGTTGCGTGTTGTCACCGATAAACTGGCCGACTTCATCGACCAGAAAGATGACACGATGGTCGGCTGGTTTGGCTTCCAAGTATTCGCGGATTAGCTTAGCGAAACCTTCGATGTTGATCCGGTAATCATCACGGGCATTATCGAACCAGCGGCCCGCTGACTCGTCGGTCATATTCAGCGACTGCGCCAAAGCGGCCACTACGTCATCACGCAGAAAATCGACGGCATCGCGCTCTTGTTGCCAGGTATTGCCATTTCTACTTTGAAAGACGGTTTTGAAAGTGTCGTAGGCGTCTTTGGAAATTAAGTAGCGTTCCATTTCAGCGATATGAGGCGCATCACCGCAAAGCCCGAGCTTTTCATTGAAGACGCGCAGAAACACTTGAACAATGGCATCACGGTCGGTTTTGGCATCGGCTTTAGCATCAATGTTAAACAGCATGACATCGGCTGTACCTTTGATGGCTCTATGAATATCGGCCAGAAGCAAAGGGTCTTTGATCTTGTGCTCATCGAAAAACTCCGCCGCCTTCTTATGCGCACCGGTTTTAGGATCGATGGCCTCAATGTTTTCCAGCAGGTAAGACAGAATTTTGATGTAGTGGGATTTACCGGAGCCAAAAAAACCCGATACCCAAACACCCATACGTGCGGTGATGGTCGGGTCTTTGGCTTTTTCGGCAGCAGCTAGATAGGCATCGAAAAAACGCCGAAAGTATTCTGTTAGCTGTTTGGTTACAACGTACTCTTCCAATTCCTGCCAAACGCTTTCGGCATCTAATTGGTCGGCTTTGATGACGCCATTGATGGGACGGTCGATAGGCTTGGTGAATAAATCCCTTATTTCCATCTTATTCTTCTTAATTCATAGGTGAGTTATTGCACTTCAGGAACCAATCTGAAGGCACGGTAATAATGATCTTCGGAGAGTTTGTTAAACAACCGCAGAGAGTAGCCGTCGTAACGACCGGGGTATAACATCAACAAAGGCGTTGCGCCCATCAGAGGATGCAAAGCAGAAAGTAACGTATGAGTTCTCAGCATAGGGTAAGCGCTTCCAACGCCGCAAAGAATCAGCAAGTCGATGGTATCCAGTTCTACTAAGGACACCACTTTTTGAGCCAATTTGTCTTCCTTAAGCACTGGGCGTAGCGCAGCCATGACTGCATCATCCCCTTTCTTGCCCTGCATTTCGATTGCCTTATCCAACAACTTGCGTTCCTCAAGTAGCTGTATGACTAGATCGAATAAATTGATGACGCCGGTTCGGATAGGCGGCTGGGTTTTATGCACACTGGGGAGAACTGTTCTAGTGAGAAAATCCCTCATCTCTAGCTCCCGTTCTGGAGGGTAATCGAAAATCCAAAAACCTATTTCATTACCCAATCCTTTGTTGCTTAGGAATTCTTTGGAACTGATTTTGGGGATAATTTGATTGAGTCGTTCCTCAAAGGTTAAAGCCATTAGGCCCGCTCCAATAATGACATTACATAAGTGTCGCCACTTGTTGATAGATAACGTTTCACTTCGGGATGTAATGATTGCGGTGTGAGCTTCATGTTACGTGTGCTTTCAATGTATTTGGCTTCAGACAGAATACGAATAATGACCTGGAATAATTTAGTCTGAGTGGACGCTGACCAAGAACTTACCGATGGATCTTTATGAGTGCATTCGGTGAAAAATCCATCCCAGTTACCCGGCAAAATGGCTAAGTCTAAGCGGCGCTGGTGATCGATGTAAACATGCTCAATGAAATCAGCTAACAGTTGGCTATGCCTAATGGCTGCTACCAACAACAATTGAATAGACACCTCTTGCTCACGGTTAGCGACCAACTCCCAGGCCGGCGGATCGAGTGTTTCAAGGCGTTTTCTGATCAATTTGGCCTGACGTAGCGCAGTGGAAGGCGCTTTTTTTTGCAAAAGATTCTCTTCGACCAATGCTCTCCGCCATGCGGATTCAGTTGGTTGAGTCAAGAGAAACGCCGCAATTCGGCGGCTCTCTAGGGGCATCAGGGAGCCTGCTGAGATTTCTGCGTTGTATATGTTAGTCACTTATAAGGCTTGAATACGAAAACCATCAGAGCATTTTATGTGAAAAATTCAAATTTTAGCCGCTAAAAAATGAGATGCCTTCGTCTTAGGTGGATTCCAATGATTGTTGTTTTAAGGTCTAAACATATTCTATATTGAATGCATTTGGCCTGATGGCTTTGTCGCTATTGGGCTTATCGTTTCTATCAGGTATTGGAAGTAATAAATGTACGCATACGTTGACGAAACCGGAAACGCTGGAATTTTCGACTCAGATCAGCCGGTATTCATTACAGCCGCATTGATGACAAAAATAAACTTTGACTTGCTTCATGCGCGAGATATTAAAACCATCGCTTCGAAGATCGGTGAACCTGAATTACATGCCAATGACTTAGGACCTGAAAAGATCGAGAGAATCGCGGAGGATCTTCTTAAGCTTTTTAAAAAGTGCAATGCCCGTTTTTTTATTTCTCGCGTTGAAAAAAAATATCTAATCGTTACTAAATTTGTAGATACGTTATTTGATCCAACAGAAAATAAAGCAGTTCCACCACATCATTATCATAGCCGGTGGTCACGTTTACTTTTAACGTATCATTTCGCTATTAATCTTAATGAAGAGACTGCAAATAAGTTTTGGTTATCGCTTATGGAAAAGAAGGCCGCAAGAGCACAGCAAATGTTTTTGAATACATTACTTGCTCTTGAACAAGATACTTTGAATATGTCTAACAAAGGTCTGAAACAACTAATCAGTTGTGCTATACAGTGGGCTAAACAAAACCCAGATTCAATTAGTATTTACAGTACAAAGTCTGTCAAATTGGGTCATTGGCCGAATATGGTTGGCTTCTCCAATTTGCTTAATGGCATTGAGCAAAGGTCAAAAAAATGGCAACGACAAGTAGCAGAAATTGTTCATGATCGCCAAAGCCAATTTGCAAGAACTCTTGAAGAGTGGCACCTCATACATAAAAATTTCCCCAATGATATTATTTTATCGATGGGCGAAGAGCGTAAATTACGATGCGTCGAAGGAAGTCAATTTAGAATAAGCGCCTCCGCAGATAGCGCCGGAATACAAGCAATCGACATAGTGATTTGGCTGTACAAACGCTTCTTTGATGGGAAGCCGCTTGATTATCATTCTGCACAGCTAATAAATTATGTGATTAAAAATGCCTATCAAAGCGACTTTTCCTTCAAAAATCTGGAAAAAGCATTGAACGGATACTTTTCGACGAAAAAGCCGCCTACTGCCGAGGAATTGAAACGAGCGCAAATGTTTTTAGATATAGAAAATGAATATGTACAAGATCGCATAGGGCAAACAACTATCTAAAGTGTCATTTACCTGTGCGAATAGCGTAATAGCCCTTTTTACATTTAGACGCACACAACTTTTTCCCCGCGACGATGGCCTCTTCCTGGCTGTCGAACCACTCCGTTCTGACAGTACCGGGTGAGCCAACCCTGCCCCACTCCTTGATCAACGACCAATCGTCAAATAGGCCCGGCGTCACAAACATCTGATAAAAACGATGCATGTTGTTTTCGGTATCGTGTCTTTCCAGATAGAGATGATTCATCGCTTACTCCCCAGGCGAGTGGACCGTATTATCAGTTTGCGGTGATTTCATCGCCGCTTCCCGAATCCGCATAATGGTTTGCCGAGTGGTTTTGAATTCCCGAGCCAACTCCGAAACGTTGCTGCCTGCGGCCAATCGTTTGACAACGTCAGCACGAGCTTCCGCATTAAGTGCCGGCGGTCGACCAAACTGTTTACCCGCTGCCTTCGCACGACTAAGGCCTGCTTGGGTTCGCTCAATCAGCAAGTCACGCTCAAACTCAGCGACCGCTGCGATCACCTGCATGGTCATTTTTCCGGCAGAACTGGTCAGATCAACCCCGCCTAACGCCAGACAATGGACCCGCACCCCAGAATCAGAAAGATGCTCGACCGTGGCTCTTACATCCATGGCGTTGCGACCTAGGCGATCCAGCTTGGTAACCACCAACACATCGCCCGATTCCATTCGGTCGATCAGCTTATTAAAACCTGGCCGTTCTTTAGCCGCGACTGAACCACTGATGCTTTCTTCAATCAAACGATGCGGTTGAATAGCGAAACCGGCAGATTGAATTTCCCGGCTTTGGTTTTGGGTGGTCTGGTCTGTGGTCGACACTCGACAGTAAGCAAAGACGCGTGACATGTTCTAATTCCGTCCGAAAAGGATGTACGAATTATAACACATGTACGTAAATCGATAAGCCTAGTTTAGTACATGCCTTGTAAGGACTGTCCGAAACCGGTTGTAAATGTCAGAAGACGACTGCACGAATGTCAGAAGACAACTGCACTACTTTAATATGCTGGATTGGTTAGAAATATCTTTCGGGGAGATTGCGAATGTGGCATTTCGACCCTAACCGGCCTATCGAGTTTCTCCAATCCGGCCATTCAGTAAAATACAGATTCCGCGAGTTCTAGCGCTACAAAGCGGTCGTTTATTATTTCTATAAACCAGTCTTCCAAATGACGACTGTTTTGAGGAACCGGATGATAGGTTCAAATAAAAAGCCCCTCAAAAGCGGGCCTTCAATTTTTCATTTGGCATCACTAATACGGTGATATTGCTGAATTATAGCGCTGGCGAGGTATTAATCAGAGGTTCCTTTACAATGGGGTTCACTTCAACTATAGTCCAGACCGCACTTAAGTAGTTTAAGTAGTGGAAAAAGTAATCTATACCAAAACGAGTAAAATCAAATGGTTAGTTTTATTTCAAGGATAACTTTACCCAGTATTTTTCTTCTGGCAAGTTTTACTGCCAATGCTCAAGAAAACAAACCGATTGCCATACCTGAAGGTTTTAAAAGTATGGCAGTCTATTTTATGGATGGTCAGTACGATCTTGCAAGTCCAAATCAAGACATACCTAATTGCCAAAATTTATTTTGCTTTGGAACATACTGGTTCGAAACCATCATGGGCTTAACTCCAAAGCAAATAGACGAAGAAGAAGCGGCAGCAAAGACTTTTTTCTTAAAAAGATTTGGAATAAATGTCGATAGTGCTACAGCTAACGGTAAAGCTTTCTTTTCTCCCTTTTCTACTGATCCAAGAGCCAATTATCGTGCCCATATTCTTGATAAATATAATATTCATAAGTTGGGTTGGGAAGTACATGACGGCGGTTTTCTGCTTATTTTGCAAGCTAAAACTGAGCTTGGTGGTGATTGGACAGGTATTACCGTTCCAGGAGGAACCATGGTGGTGTTTGGTGGCTATGCAATCCAACCGAGCAGTCTCAAGGAAATTCGCGGCACTAAAGTTCTAATAAACAAAGGAGAGCCTATTGTTATTCGGTATCAATCTGGTGAACCCATCCTTCCCACAGGTTCAAGCGGGTCGATTTTTTTTCGATGCGAAATTACGTCTAGCCCTTGGGGACCTGGAAAAGCACAAGGCGTTGGCGGTTCTGTTCCCGTTGCTGACGGTTTAGCACCAAAAAGTATTATGAAGTTGAACACACGTAATGTACTTACCTTTTCAGGCTCTGACGGTGCCGGAAATTATGATGGTGTTTACAATGACCCAAGCGTCGTTTTCGGTACTCGATAAATTGCGTGAGAACCGAGGAACTTCTGATTTATAACCCGCGAGTGATATTATTCAGCACATACCCATATTCGAGATGACGCAAATGGAACAGTATCAAAAGCCCGGTTTGAGCTATGCCAAATACACCAACTAAGGCAAACTCTCGCGGCGCGAAAGGTTTCTGAACTATCTCGAAGGACTCTTGCCGTGATCAGAAAGTGCGCAGCCAGCGGATGCCTGAAACTAATGCTACCCGGATCGCGATGCGCTGATCTATACCGAAGACATCCCCTGGCGTAACCGCGCCGAATTTCCGCAAGGCCGCGAACAAGTGGGGTAATCCTTGCGACGCTATTGGGTCAAAGAATTCGGCTATCGATTGATTAAGGAATTGTGGGTTTTCCCGATCAACGGCTTTCGGTGCACTTTGCCTACGAATGGCGCGACGATTCCGGCCAGCGATTCCGCAGTTACGATAATCAGAATTAGGAATTCACCCCACAAGGCTTCATACAGCGGCGCTTTGCCAGCATCAACGATTTGCCGATCAAATTAGAACAGCGTTTGTTCCACTGGTCTTTGGGTCGTAGACTCGACGATCATGCCAGTTTGGACTGCAGGTTGTACCGACAGCTTGGCATCCTTATAAAATCTTGGCGGGATTGCCCGCGGCATTTGTAACTGGAATGCTCGCGGGAGAAACTAAGATTTAACGTGCTTTGGGCATTTAAACCGAACAGTTAAGCATTTTTAACAGATATCTGTAACGTCGTTCATTGGCGAGGTACTAGGCAATTTCGAAAAAACCAACCCATCATGAACTTACGATGTTGCTTATCACCATGACTTACCATTGATTTCTCGATTACAGAATATTTTTTGTAAGGTTTGATCCTCTCCTAACGACTTAGAACATATAGTCGACCCAATCCAGGAGATTTCTCATGCTCACCAGCATTTTATTTATCAGCGTCTGCTTTCTGGCCTATGCCAATGGTGCCAATGATAACTTCAAGGGTGTGGCGAGTTTGTTCGGTAGCGGCACCGCGAACTTTCGGCAGGCTCTGACTTGGGGAACGCTAACGACATTGGCCGGTTCGATTTCCGCGCTGTTTTTAGCACAGACTTTGCTGGTCAAGTTTTCCGGTAAAGGCTTGGCACCGGACGAATTGATACACACTTTACCGTTCATGATTGCCGTCGCGGGTGGCGCTGGAATGACGGTGATTCTAGCGACTCGTTATGGCTTTCCGATTTCAACGACTCACGCTTTATTAGGCGCCATGGCGGGTAGCACCCTATTAGCGACATCCGGTAATCTCAGTCTGGCACCGTTGCTGAACAACTTCGTACTGCCATTGCTATTGAGTCCGTTTGTGGCGTTATTATCTGCGGGCTTGTTGTATCGAGGTCTGAGCATTTGGCATAACCACAGACAACTAACTAATGACCTGTGTTTATGCATTGAAAATCCGGAAAGTATGGCGTTGGTCAGTAACGTCAATATGACCCTGGCAATCGATTCAGCAATCGTTCCGTCTTTAAGCCTTGATCGTCACGAGGTTTGCGCTGAG
Encoded proteins:
- a CDS encoding WGR domain-containing protein; translation: MNHLYLERHDTENNMHRFYQMFVTPGLFDDWSLIKEWGRVGSPGTVRTEWFDSQEEAIVAGKKLCASKCKKGYYAIRTGK
- a CDS encoding DUF3800 domain-containing protein — protein: MYAYVDETGNAGIFDSDQPVFITAALMTKINFDLLHARDIKTIASKIGEPELHANDLGPEKIERIAEDLLKLFKKCNARFFISRVEKKYLIVTKFVDTLFDPTENKAVPPHHYHSRWSRLLLTYHFAINLNEETANKFWLSLMEKKAARAQQMFLNTLLALEQDTLNMSNKGLKQLISCAIQWAKQNPDSISIYSTKSVKLGHWPNMVGFSNLLNGIEQRSKKWQRQVAEIVHDRQSQFARTLEEWHLIHKNFPNDIILSMGEERKLRCVEGSQFRISASADSAGIQAIDIVIWLYKRFFDGKPLDYHSAQLINYVIKNAYQSDFSFKNLEKALNGYFSTKKPPTAEELKRAQMFLDIENEYVQDRIGQTTI
- a CDS encoding inorganic phosphate transporter yields the protein MLTSILFISVCFLAYANGANDNFKGVASLFGSGTANFRQALTWGTLTTLAGSISALFLAQTLLVKFSGKGLAPDELIHTLPFMIAVAGGAGMTVILATRYGFPISTTHALLGAMAGSTLLATSGNLSLAPLLNNFVLPLLLSPFVALLSAGLLYRGLSIWHNHRQLTNDLCLCIENPESMALVSNVNMTLAIDSAIVPSLSLDRHEVCAERESSLVLGFNLERLRDGLHFCSAGAVCFARGLNDTPKIAALLLLAPGFDLHWIIILVATAMMLGGVFNARRVAETMSHKITTITHGQGLSANLVTALLVIFASKLGMPVSTTHVSVGSLFGIGLVSGKANSEVITSIALSWLLTLPCAAICSAAITLCLNIKL
- a CDS encoding DUF1788 domain-containing protein, coding for MALTFEERLNQIIPKISSKEFLSNKGLGNEIGFWIFDYPPERELEMRDFLTRTVLPSVHKTQPPIRTGVINLFDLVIQLLEERKLLDKAIEMQGKKGDDAVMAALRPVLKEDKLAQKVVSLVELDTIDLLILCGVGSAYPMLRTHTLLSALHPLMGATPLLMLYPGRYDGYSLRLFNKLSEDHYYRAFRLVPEVQ
- a CDS encoding recombinase family protein, producing MSRVFAYCRVSTTDQTTQNQSREIQSAGFAIQPHRLIEESISGSVAAKERPGFNKLIDRMESGDVLVVTKLDRLGRNAMDVRATVEHLSDSGVRVHCLALGGVDLTSSAGKMTMQVIAAVAEFERDLLIERTQAGLSRAKAAGKQFGRPPALNAEARADVVKRLAAGSNVSELAREFKTTRQTIMRIREAAMKSPQTDNTVHSPGE
- a CDS encoding DUF1819 family protein; protein product: MTNIYNAEISAGSLMPLESRRIAAFLLTQPTESAWRRALVEENLLQKKAPSTALRQAKLIRKRLETLDPPAWELVANREQEVSIQLLLVAAIRHSQLLADFIEHVYIDHQRRLDLAILPGNWDGFFTECTHKDPSVSSWSASTQTKLFQVIIRILSEAKYIESTRNMKLTPQSLHPEVKRYLSTSGDTYVMSLLERA